ttgaaaagcCCATCGCCTAGATTACTGGAACGTACTGATTTCCTTATTAACGCTGCTCAGCTAATATTATTGTCGGCGGATGTTAATCTTGGCATTGCTAGTAAGCTCAGGTTGCGATTCACAAGATACTACAGTTGGGGTGACTATTCAATAGATAGcatgaataaattgaaaaataaacattTCAGTCATGCCACGTCAAGGTATAATGTCCTTGCAGCTTGGATCGAAATGATGGGAATATAAAGCCAACAGTTTAATCTACCTCTACATATAATTGTGAAAATGACGATCTTAGTTTCTGCTTTCTCCAGCATTAATAGTGTTGACGTATAGTCCTGAAAATCTAGCAAAACTGACAGCACGTTCGAGCATTTCTGAGGCTCGTCTTGAAAAACATACCTACTTCTGACTGTCTGTTTTGAATCTTACCTGAATGAACTTAAGGACAGAGCCACTATCTTTAAGCCGCATTGCTTCATAGCCGACCCAAATTCTAAAAAAATGGTCTAAAAACTTAGATAAAAGCCCAAGCTTATCTTGTTGCTTGATGCCATACCTTGTATACCTTTGCTTATACCTTTTTGCATTTTAGCAAGTATATATAGAACAACTTCGGTATTTTCGAAGTGCGTCCCCGTAAATGGTGCACAGAACACTACGCCACACTCGCTAGCatccattgaaaagaagcTTTTCCTTCCAATTACTGCACTATCAGGCCATTTCATCCACTATTTAGCTGCTTTTTAATCACTCAAAGTGTTGTTTTCCAGGAGGATTCTCATTTGTGATGTTTGTTCGATGCCTTAAGGCTTGCTTGACGTTGTGACACAAAATATgttaaataaaaaaatataaatgatAATAGAAGTTTCAATCTTAGAAGAGAAACAAAAAGTCATTTCATATCACTTTATTTACTGTATGCAAGCCAAGCCTATCGTATAACAGACACTAGCAATGGGGACAGAGTTATCAGATATTTTTAACTTGAACGAGCTTCATAATGATGAGTCAATCATGCAGGAATCCTTGAATAACACGAACCTAAAGATGGCTGCTAACGTGAATAGGGCAAAATCCATAAGAGGAAAGCTTTCGCAATTGCTACATAAAGATAGAGAAAACGATGAGTCTGCGTCTCCGACACGATCAAGGAGAAGTTGGTCATTGAAGAATCGAGTATTTAGTGAACTTAATGAAAACAGTTTGAATAGAAATAACAATATAATTGATAAAGCTAAAAAGGATAGTTCTCAAACTAAGTTGGAAATTGATCATTGGGATAGTGACGAATTCAATAAGAATGCGTCCAgatcatttttgaaaggctttcattttttgcaTCGTCACGTATCATCAGATTCTGTCGGTGATAATGACTGTGTCTACTCTACACCAAAGAACTATTTCAGTGAAATGAAAGATAAGTTACATGGTTTGATTCCAAAACAGAAAGTTCAAGACACAGATGCTGTTGATGAGAATGGGTGTGATGATAATGCAGGATGGAATCCTGAGTTGTTCGAtacagaaaaaaacaaaGCAACTTTAAAAGGTGAATTGGAGCAACCGCCAGATTCTGAAGAAGGGACAACTTTTGAGCTTGCTTCATCAGATAGTTACACTGagaaacagaaaattgaaagtacTATTCCACCAGCAACACCACCTGGGAACGAATATATTGACAGTGAAAGAAATCCATATAAATTCGTGTTTGATACaccaaataaattttcatatgATGACAGTCAAGGGCTAGAGCCAAGGGCtctcaataatttcaatgcCCTATGGTCACTTCTTGTAACAGACCCTGAGAGAGACCAAAAATTAGAGGATGGCATCATGATCACCAAAATGAGTGAAATATTACTATTCATGGCACGCAGAAAACAGAATATTTTCGACGCTGATGTTACTGActataaagaaaaacttTTGGAATTGCAAGAAGAGCTAGATGCACAGAAACAATCGAATGACATGTTAGTAAAAAAAGTCGATTCACTTATCGAAGAGAGCAGATTCAAGGGGGATTATGAGAACCTTAAGGAACAGTATAATACTttagaaattgaaaaaaagacatTAGAGGAAAGGATTAAGTCAatgcaaagaaaattggaTGATTTGCTCGAGTTAACTATCCAACAAAAGACTGTTGAGACTAAGTATCAGaaattacaagaatttGAGGAAGAGGCCAACAAGAATTtacattcaaaattgaaaattgcaCATGAGAAGTATAAAAACCTCAAGATAAAGGCTAACGCTCAATCCGAAAATATCTTATACTTAAAGGATGAATTGGCAATATCtaacattttcaaagatggATCTCTCAATTTTGCTTCAGAATTAATgagaaaattcaatggtCTAGTGCAAGAGAAAACTTTAATAAAATACAATATTGCTTTAAAGAGACTGATCTCCACAATGTCAATTATTAATAAGAGGTCCATAAATTCCGACTTGAAGTCAGAACCTCTAGATAGACAAACTTTATCGTCACAAAGCAACGAATTAAGGAGCCAACTGTCGAGCTTCTTTTCAGAAACGGCAAACAGTCTCttgataaatgaaattgtcTTGAACTGGTCTCTCAGTATAAGATCTAACGATTTCCTCAAGCATCAGTTAATAGAATTGAGAAGACAGAATTTCAATCAGAGCagaaagataaaaaaattgacaaatgagttgaaaaaaataggGCCAACTAAGCCTCAATATTCAAAACCACAAGAAAGGGGGACCCCATTTGATATTCCAGGAGAAAACACAGAGATTGATATATCTCATCCGCAGGTTTCTAAAAAGAACAGTAACGACGTTCTCATAACTCCTTTGGATTACTAACCGGAAAGTAATTCCCAAACCCAACTCTCCGCTTTGTCTAACTTTTTATAGATCTATAACATAgtagaattgaatgaagtaTACATATAAGAAGCTTGTTTGTCATCATTACCGACACAATGGCAATTTACGGATGGTAAATATCGCTtacataatttttgatttacGGAAGAAATAAGGAACAGAGATGAAAAGTCGGACCACATTATTAGcaaaagataataaaaaaaaaggtatATAATGGTCAGTGATGGCACTTGCTCTGTTTTAGTATCATCATCTCTCTCATTAAATCATTAGTGACAATGTTACATCCAAAATCTACAGAAATTTACTTTAAGTTAAACAATGGCACCACTATCCCAGCCTTAGGGTTTGGTACCTATGCCCCAAGGGAAAGGATTCCTGAAACTAAACAAGCCGTAAAAGCAGCAATCAAAGCCGGTTATAGACATATTGACACTGCGTGGGTCTATGAATCCGAGCCATATGTCGGCGAAGCTATTAAGGAAATGATTGAAGAAGGTGAAGTTTCGAGAAGCGACCTCTTTGTCACCACTAAGGTTTGGCCAGTTTATTGGGacaatgttgaaaaatcattgaatgaGTCCTTGGAAGCCCTAGGACTTGATTATGTCGATTTATTACTTCAACACTGGCCTCTTTGTTTCCCTAGAGTTGAAGACGAGAAGAACGGGGTCAATGGGTTAGTCGCATACccagaagatgatgaaggcAAGCCACTTTTGAACGAGAAAGGAGACTTTTTAGAAACTTATAGacaaatagaaaaaatatatttgaatcCAGACGATCACAGGGTCAGAGCCATCGGGGTTTCCAATTATGCCATTGAATACCTTGAAGCTTTGTTCAAAGAATGTAAGGTTAAACCCGTTGTGAACCAGGTCGAAATACACCCACATTTACCACAGTTGGAATTGAATAAGTTTTGCCATAATCATGGTATACTGTTAACTGCTTATTCACCATTAGGTTCTGATGGTGctccaaatttgaaaattccaTTAGTTCATCAATTGGCTGAAAAGTATGATATGTCATTGAACGATATCTTGATCTCCTACCATATTAGAAAAGGTAATACTGTTATTCCTAGATCATTGAATCCAGTCAGAATCGCAAGTACTATTGAGTTCGCACCATTCActcaagaagaattgaaacaaCTAGATAATGTAGGTATTGAAGAACCTGCTAGATTTGTAGATGCTGCTTTTGCTCAGCAAATTCCAGGATTTGGTaaatccaaaaaataagaatataACTCGTTAAAAATCTATTTcatatatttctttaaaaaCCTATATAATTCATATGACTTGTTTGTTTGAAATGTTCAATCTTTCACATTCAGAACTTCAAAGACCCTTAGAAATTTAAAATCTCTATCATAAAAAAACGGGAGATGGTTAAGGAGAAAATCGTCATCATTATAATTCATAGAATCTGTATCAAGATCGCTTGCATTGTCGGGGTGAAAGATAGagatatcatcattaactgagaaattcatcaatttctaTTTTCAAGTACAGGTAGGATTGAACAAGCAGCTTGGTCTGTCTTCAACAATCTTAAGAATGgctttgaaatatcatcatAGATATCCATCGTCTCGTTTTTTAGACTTGAAAcgatttcattttcattcaaacttgaaatgaaaatatcaacagTTTCTtgtttaatttcaaaacacttttttaataatgtTGAAATCATTTGGTCGTATACACTGGGATCAAAATTGTATATCTTTGCAAATGAATTCCTTTCATTGAAgtattgaataatttttttcaataaaaatgtgAAAATAAACATATCGACATTCCATTTCATATTATTgccaaagaaattttcttggttTTCACCCGCTATATGAGTATGAGTAGTTACCAgcatttcaataaaataGGCGTTTTCTAAATTATTTTCCATATCATCGATTTGATTGAATAAGTAAAAGGTTAATGAATAAACGCcagtattgaaaaaatacaTTAATTCGTTGTAAAGGAAAGGTTGGTACTTTAACGaattaaagattttaatCATTTTAATGGAATAATCCTTATACTGTTTAACAAACTTTTGACTCAATCCAACTAAATCCTTCCTTGTCACTGTTCCTGCTTTTCGATTATCATTGACAAATGCAACAATGAAGTGACTTAGCATGATAACTGAATAGAAAAATCGGAAATGAATCTTCAAGATCCTTGAACatacaatttcaaattgtaatTCTGGAGTTTCAGTATTGAAGGTTTTAAATGACAATAATTTATAATACTCTTTGAAACTTTCCAACTTCATGCAGGGATTTAATGAACCCTGccaattcatcaaatcttCGTTAAGTTTCAATGCCGTATCGAgtaattcatcaaaagcAATACTTTGCGtacttttcaattgataaCACACTGTAAGTATTTGGTCTTCAATATTGATCAGTTTACTGTTATAATATGCTGTGAAAACAGGCATGAACCTGGTATTGTGAACAATGTAGGCAAAAGCTTCTTTCATGGTGTTGATTCCACTGATTTTATTATGCGGTATTGGGTTTGAATTGTCTAATTGTTTAATTATGGCGATgtaattttcatcatcgaGGATATTGGTATCGGTTCCATTAATTAGTGGGGCATTACAAAGAATCGAAGCGAATAATTTGTCTGAACTTAGACAATGGATCCATAGATTCCTCCTTTTCAAGGATCTTTCCGGTGTTAGATGAGCATATGACGATATTTTGTTGAGGCCTAGATCAATTGCTACTGACACTGCTCTTCGAAGAACTGGGTAAGCTAATTCGTAACTCACATTTAATGTCAGATATTTAGTGAAAATGAGAAGagctttcaaaatttttagattGGAGGCATTTGTTGTCAATAATCTATTATAATAAACATGGACGTTAATTGAAAGATTGTTCTCAATGGTTTTCAAATCGTCAGAATTGGgtaaaaatttatcttttcttaaGTAGTAAGTATCTTTTGTATTTATAATCAGTGATGAAGAGGCACCCTTCATTAGACATAcgttcaataaaaaaagatcaGAGAATGATAAGCGTTCATTACTATGATATTTTTCGGAGATATTAAGAATTTCATCTAACGACACCAAAGAAGGTATAGCATATAAAACTGAtgtatgaaaattttctagaaGACGCTTACATTGTTGCCTCGATGGTAAGTCATATAAGGCATTGAAATTCCGGTTATCACTACGGAGAAGAGCACttaaattgattgatttcttGAGTTGGACAAGATACCAATTGAAAGTTGTATTGAACATTAATTGAATAGGGTTCATGAATTCCTCTAATGGTAAATTACTTGAAATCTTTTTATGGATCCATCTGATCTTtggaattgaaaataaatttgtttgaTAATGTTTCTGAGCGGCAAGTGGTAAGAATTCGTAATCGAAATGTTGTAAATCATTATGTTCTTTGATATCTTCTATAAAATAGTCCAGATTTTTACAAATTTCGTCGATCACAATGAGTTTCCTACCAaccttttcaaattcagtATCAAGAAGTTTGGGAAATGCCGCTGTAAGTGCTTCATCATCGGTAACAGTATTTGTGTTATTGACAGCAGTATTACTGGCAGCCTCTTCATTCATAAGATCTTTAAATTGctcttttgtttcattcATAAATTTCTGTCGtctcttcttttgtaaattgATATGGAAGTAGAAAGTACAGCTCatattaaattttataCAATTTGCACATTTCCCAATATTCGAATCGAAATTATCGCATCttattttcctcttcctGCAATAATCGCACGCTTTCCCGGTTCTCTTCTTATTTGTAGCTTTTGCAGTGTCATTTTGTTGATAGAAAGGTTCATCCTGTATGACTCCAGGTAATGATGTTTGAAAAACATCAGCAGTGTTTTTCATATTCGTATCAATGTTAAACCCGTTACCGGACAATGGCATACTAGCAAAATCATTACCAGACATGGATTAGATGAATATAGCTTAGGATATACTTTTGATGGTTTTATAACTAATATCTAGCAACCCAGTCTATACCGCTTTAAATGTTTTCACATCTGTTCCTGAAGAACGGAATACTCGGAAGCCCGTTCCGTGCCGACAGAAAGaacatcaaaatttgagcAGCGCTAAACACAGAGCATCATCAACCTTCGTACATAAAATGTAACTCACACAGTGGGAAAGAACAGCGGTAATTTGTGATGTTTGCGCACAATGGCCATTTTCAGTCCTAGCATTCAGCCTAAATTACACTACTTGAAGGAAATAAGAAGGCAGGAGCGgcaattcttcaagaagaaagaaaaaaaggCCGGGTACAATTGCATAGGTTTAGTCGGATCGAGTTCTTTGTTGGTGAATCGATGGCATTACTTGTTCTAAAGCTGCTGTTACCTGCGTAGAGGATGTAGTGGAACGTAGTATGACAGAATTTTGACAGTTCCGTTATCCTCTCCATGATCCTGATGGGTGACAGGTCCAATTGTTACCATCACTGCCGCTACCAGAGAAGTCgaattatcaaaatagCTGGTCACGTGGTTTTAAATTTACACGGAGATAAATAAGAGACAGGAGCGGATTTAGTCTGTTAAATCCGTATGgtacaatttgaaaaaaaaaaaatcgaagTGCCTTTCCCTGCCAAGAACTTATTTATGAGGATGGCCCATTATATTGCCAAGAAGTAAACTATAAACCAGCTCCACTCCACTCAGCTAAATTAACCATGATGGGTTTCAAAGACTTACTGGGATTGAATAAGTCTAAAAAGGATTCAATTGATGCGGAGGCGTTGGATGATATCGCACACGAGATTGACGTTTGTGATATAGAGTCAATATGTTCGGGTGGTTCCTGTCAAAGTGatggagaagaagatgatgatattaaGAAAGGTGAAGAAGTTTTCtctaaattgaaaattgacTATAGTACACCtctttttaattcatcaaaagtACCAAAATTACATTTCATTGTTCCAACTTCGCAAATCGATTGGGAACATGATGCATGCatggaaaagaaagattctgtacaatataaaattaacaACTGGtgtcaagaaaattttgacgAGTTTAAAGACTTGAATATAGGGGATAAATTCACTTGTAGTGTAACCTCAATGCCAATTGATATAATGGACATTGACGTAATGAGAGGACTGAAGAATAACGTATTAATCTTACCATATTTTATATGGATGAACGATTTAAAGAGTGAAAACGTTGAACAAACTTTAAACGAACTGGTTCCTGAACTGTTGAAGCATGATCTGAATAAAGAAcaattgtttgaaaaattttcgtaCCTTTCTGACGCTAGGGAGAAATCTTTTGTATTTATCTGTTCTCATACAACAAGAGACAAGAGATGTGGTATTACAGCTCCATAtatgaaaagaattttcgataaacttttgaaagaaaatggttTATATAGAGATAATTCAGATTTTAGACCAGACGGTGTAAAAGTCGAATTTATTAATCATGTGGGTGGACATAAGTTTGCAGGGAACGTACAAATCTACCTTAAGGATACTATGACCTTGGTCTGGTTAGGTCGTGTCACACCAAAAGATATACCAACTATCTTCAGCAGTTTGGTCCTACCAGAGAATCCGGCTTTACCGTTACCTGCCAAAGTAAGATGTgtgaaaaaatatcaaaaatggtaaatAATATCAGCttaataaatatatataaatcataTTCTCCATTTCATTGTGAAATAAATCGAATAACTGCATCTTCATAAATAAGCTTGAAATTTCACGGcacttgaaaaaaaaacgtATGTGATGCCTTGCAACTAACTTGATTAAAAGAAAGAGTAATGGCGATAAGACATTTTAGAAAACATATTGATAGTCATGATAGCAATGAGGACTCTCTTGTTGAGCAGATGACCGATGATATGGTGCAGCCGGAAACTGAAAGACCGCATGTTACGGCTACCACATCCTTGAACAAAAGAACTAACGAAGATAGCTCcagtgaagaagaagaagaatattcCGATTCTTCTGAAAGCAGTGACAGTGACTCTGAGATAATATTGCATAGACCtgtatttttgaagaagaaggaagcTTCTAGTAACGTCGTTAAGAAGCCAAAAACTACTAGTGGTGATAAGCTTATGGAAAGAGTCGattatgaaaatgaagcaATCGCTAAAAAGGAACTTCTGCAATCCATGGTAGATTCTAATTACACTACCGATAAAGAGCTGCTTCGAAAAATCATGCTCTTAGATGACAGTGACTTAGTGGATCCTCAGTTAGAATCCAAATTGTGGGAATCCAGGCAGGAGGAACGCTTGAAGACTCATAGAGAGAAACTCGTAGCAAAACAATTGGAATTGGAAGAATATGAGGCAAAAAAACTACTAAACAAGGATAAAAGCATTGATAAGAAGagcaatgaaaataaagctTTCGAACTTAAAACCAGTTCAAAACCAAAAACGGAATACCGTGACACTTCAGATAAACGATACAGGCCAGGACGTGTGAAGGACATTGAATTTAGCTCCAAAACAATAGGCAACTTGCAAAATGAAGAGAAtgaatattcaatattttaaatattattatattaaTAACCTGCATATAATAAAGTTGCTTAAATAGCATTTTATTCcatcgaaaaaaaaagtgataTTGGTGCGTTGAATAGTTGTAGCACGCAAACGGCCATTCAGCTATGTCTTTGGCCGCATTGAGAGATGATTTAGTACCATTCTTAGCACCA
The genomic region above belongs to Kazachstania africana CBS 2517 chromosome 7, complete genome and contains:
- the YSW1 gene encoding Ysw1p (similar to Saccharomyces cerevisiae SPO21 (YOL091W) and YSW1 (YBR148W); ancestral locus Anc_3.106) yields the protein MGTELSDIFNLNELHNDESIMQESLNNTNLKMAANVNRAKSIRGKLSQLLHKDRENDESASPTRSRRSWSLKNRVFSELNENSLNRNNNIIDKAKKDSSQTKLEIDHWDSDEFNKNASRSFLKGFHFLHRHVSSDSVGDNDCVYSTPKNYFSEMKDKLHGLIPKQKVQDTDAVDENGCDDNAGWNPELFDTEKNKATLKGELEQPPDSEEGTTFELASSDSYTEKQKIESTIPPATPPGNEYIDSERNPYKFVFDTPNKFSYDDSQGLEPRALNNFNALWSLLVTDPERDQKLEDGIMITKMSEILLFMARRKQNIFDADVTDYKEKLLELQEELDAQKQSNDMLVKKVDSLIEESRFKGDYENLKEQYNTLEIEKKTLEERIKSMQRKLDDLLELTIQQKTVETKYQKLQEFEEEANKNLHSKLKIAHEKYKNLKIKANAQSENILYLKDELAISNIFKDGSLNFASELMRKFNGLVQEKTLIKYNIALKRLISTMSIINKRSINSDLKSEPLDRQTLSSQSNELRSQLSSFFSETANSLLINEIVLNWSLSIRSNDFLKHQLIELRRQNFNQSRKIKKLTNELKKIGPTKPQYSKPQERGTPFDIPGENTEIDISHPQVSKKNSNDVLITPLDY
- the ARA1 gene encoding D-arabinose 1-dehydrogenase (NAD(P)(+)) ARA1 (similar to Saccharomyces cerevisiae ARA1 (YBR149W); ancestral locus Anc_3.108); this translates as MLHPKSTEIYFKLNNGTTIPALGFGTYAPRERIPETKQAVKAAIKAGYRHIDTAWVYESEPYVGEAIKEMIEEGEVSRSDLFVTTKVWPVYWDNVEKSLNESLEALGLDYVDLLLQHWPLCFPRVEDEKNGVNGLVAYPEDDEGKPLLNEKGDFLETYRQIEKIYLNPDDHRVRAIGVSNYAIEYLEALFKECKVKPVVNQVEIHPHLPQLELNKFCHNHGILLTAYSPLGSDGAPNLKIPLVHQLAEKYDMSLNDILISYHIRKGNTVIPRSLNPVRIASTIEFAPFTQEELKQLDNVGIEEPARFVDAAFAQQIPGFGKSKK
- the TBS1 gene encoding Tbs1p (similar to Saccharomyces cerevisiae TBS1 (YBR150C) and HAL9 (YOL089C); ancestral locus Anc_3.109) translates to MSGNDFASMPLSGNGFNIDTNMKNTADVFQTSLPGVIQDEPFYQQNDTAKATNKKRTGKACDYCRKRKIRCDNFDSNIGKCANCIKFNMSCTFYFHINLQKKRRQKFMNETKEQFKDLMNEEAASNTAVNNTNTVTDDEALTAAFPKLLDTEFEKVGRKLIVIDEICKNLDYFIEDIKEHNDLQHFDYEFLPLAAQKHYQTNLFSIPKIRWIHKKISSNLPLEEFMNPIQLMFNTTFNWYLVQLKKSINLSALLRSDNRNFNALYDLPSRQQCKRLLENFHTSVLYAIPSLVSLDEILNISEKYHSNERLSFSDLFLLNVCLMKGASSSLIINTKDTYYLRKDKFLPNSDDLKTIENNLSINVHVYYNRLLTTNASNLKILKALLIFTKYLTLNVSYELAYPVLRRAVSVAIDLGLNKISSYAHLTPERSLKRRNLWIHCLSSDKLFASILCNAPLINGTDTNILDDENYIAIIKQLDNSNPIPHNKISGINTMKEAFAYIVHNTRFMPVFTAYYNSKLINIEDQILTVCYQLKSTQSIAFDELLDTALKLNEDLMNWQGSLNPCMKLESFKEYYKLLSFKTFNTETPELQFEIVCSRILKIHFRFFYSVIMLSHFIVAFVNDNRKAGTVTRKDLVGLSQKFVKQYKDYSIKMIKIFNSLKYQPFLYNELMYFFNTGVYSLTFYLFNQIDDMENNLENAYFIEMLVTTHTHIAGENQENFFGNNMKWNVDMFIFTFLLKKIIQYFNERNSFAKIYNFDPSVYDQMISTLLKKCFEIKQETVDIFISSLNENEIVSSLKNETMDIYDDISKPFLRLLKTDQAACSILPVLENRN
- the APD1 gene encoding Apd1p (similar to Saccharomyces cerevisiae APD1 (YBR151W); ancestral locus Anc_3.110), with the translated sequence MMGFKDLLGLNKSKKDSIDAEALDDIAHEIDVCDIESICSGGSCQSDGEEDDDIKKGEEVFSKLKIDYSTPLFNSSKVPKLHFIVPTSQIDWEHDACMEKKDSVQYKINNWCQENFDEFKDLNIGDKFTCSVTSMPIDIMDIDVMRGLKNNVLILPYFIWMNDLKSENVEQTLNELVPELLKHDLNKEQLFEKFSYLSDAREKSFVFICSHTTRDKRCGITAPYMKRIFDKLLKENGLYRDNSDFRPDGVKVEFINHVGGHKFAGNVQIYLKDTMTLVWLGRVTPKDIPTIFSSLVLPENPALPLPAKVRCVKKYQKW
- the SPP381 gene encoding U4/U6-U5 snRNP complex subunit SPP381 (similar to Saccharomyces cerevisiae SPP381 (YBR152W); ancestral locus Anc_3.112) — its product is MAIRHFRKHIDSHDSNEDSLVEQMTDDMVQPETERPHVTATTSLNKRTNEDSSSEEEEEYSDSSESSDSDSEIILHRPVFLKKKEASSNVVKKPKTTSGDKLMERVDYENEAIAKKELLQSMVDSNYTTDKELLRKIMLLDDSDLVDPQLESKLWESRQEERLKTHREKLVAKQLELEEYEAKKLLNKDKSIDKKSNENKAFELKTSSKPKTEYRDTSDKRYRPGRVKDIEFSSKTIGNLQNEENEYSIF